The Carassius carassius chromosome 2, fCarCar2.1, whole genome shotgun sequence genome has a segment encoding these proteins:
- the LOC132104353 gene encoding CD82 antigen-like: MGKGCIAATKYFLFLFNLIFFIFGATIMGFGLWILLDNQSLIAVLQDSSMGLKVVSYILISVGSFSMLLGFLGCLGAIYEIRCLLGLYFTCLLLILLAQVAAAILIYFQLDWLRKEASEIVSKVMVNYPGQNKTTEQAWDYLQRTMQCCGWNGHEDWEANLMMKNKSLDLYPCSCHNASLPSHSVADSGFCQSTSNDWPIYNTGCLGNVESWLFTNYGIILGICLCVAVIELLGMILSMGLCKSVHQEDYTKVPRF; the protein is encoded by the exons ATGGGGAAAGGATGCATCGCTGCAACCAAGTACTTCCTGTTTCTCTTCAACTTAATCTTCTTT ATCTTCGGTGCTACGATTATGGGATTTGGACTGTGGATCCTCCTAGACAATCAGAGCCTCATTGCTGTGTTGC AGGATTCATCCATGGGCCTGAAGGTGGTCTCTTATATTCTGATTAGCGTGGGCTCATTCTCCATGCTTCTGGGATTTCTGGGCTGTCTGGGGGCCATCTATGAGATCCGCTGTTTGCTTGGATTG TATTTCACCTGTCTATTGCTCATCCTCCTTGCTCAAGTGGCTGCTGCCATTCTCATCTACTTCCAGCTGGACTGG TTGAGGAAGGAAGCAAGCGAAATTGTGTCCAAAGTCATGGTGAACTACCCCGGACAGAACAAAACCACAGAGCAGGCCTGGGACTACCTCCAGAGAACA ATGCAGTGTTGTGGCTGGAATGGACATGAGGACTGGGAGGCCAACCTTATGATGAAGAATAAATCGTTGGATTTGTACCCATGCTCCTGCCACAATGCTTCCCTCCCATCACATAGTGTGGCTGATAGCGGCTTCTGTCAGTCCACATCTAATGATTGGCCCATCTATAACACG GGCTGCCTGGGAAATGTGGAGAGCTGGCTCTTCACAAATTATGGAATTATTTTGGGAATCTGCCTTTGTGTGGCTGTCATTGAG CTCCTTGGCATGATACTTTCTATGGGCCTTTGCAAGAGTGTACACCAAGAGGACTACACCAAAGTGCCAAGGTTCTGA